The genomic interval ATAACCCCAAGGTGATTTTCTGTCACTGTACCGAGAAAGTGTGGTACATCGTAGTAGATAGTCTTTTGCAGAACGTTCATTAATTTCTCTCTAAAATTACCTTCCACATAGAACGGTCTTGTTCCAGTCCCTCGATATTTTCTGAAGAGACTCAGCAGGTCCGCTTCTTTTAAAGCCTCAGCAGCGTAATCGATAGAGGCCTCAAAGGGAGAACTCAACTTCCTCAGAGTTTTTTTCAGTTTCAAAGTGGATGAATTCTCTAAAGGACATCAACGGCATTCTGATCAAAACAAATCTTCTCGAAAGATCTGATAGTCTCTTTCTCAGGAGAACCGAACTGCTGTCGCTCGTCCATATAACCCTGTCTGGAAAGCTGTCGTAAAGAACCTTAAGGATAGTACTCCAGTTTTTCAGAAAGTGAACCTCGTCGATGATGATGCCCGGATAATTTTTCATTATCTCATGAAGAAGATCGTGCAGTGGAACGTCCAAAAGGAGAATTTCATCTCCTGAAACGTAAAGAAACGTAAAGAAAACCGTGTTTTCTTGCCATCGACAGAAGGAAAGTGGTTTTACCCACACCCCGTGGTCTGTAGAGAAGAATCGCCTTGTTCGTGAATCTCTTTTCCAGATCCTGAAAAAAGAGACGCATCTTTTTTGGAAGAAAACTGATCATTCTGTTCTTTCAGAACGAAGAGCCAGCTTAACATTTCTTAACAAACCGTGTGAAATCACACAAAGAAAATCTGGAAACTAAAAAGTGGTAGAATCCTGATGTGGAGGTGTGTTCTATGAAAAGGTTCGTAGTGCTTCTTCTTTCGTTAGCTTCGGTTTTTCTTGTAGCAGAAACGCTCGTCATCAAGGGTTCCAACACGGTCTTTCCCATCACCCAGCTCTGGATTGAAGAGTTCAAAAAGCTTCACCCGGATCTTCAGGTGACTCTTGAAGGTGCGGGATCTTCCACGGGAATCGCAGCGCTCTTCAACGGAACGACCGACATCGCCAACTCCAGCAGATGGCTCAAACCTGAAGAGATCGAACGAATGAACAAAGAAGGAAAATACTTCATTCCTTTCCTCATCGGTTTCGACGGAATAGCGATCATCGTGAACAAAAACCTCGGCATTGATGACATCTCCATCGAAACGTTGAAGAAGATCTACACAGGAGAGATCCAGTACTGGTCACAGGTTAATCCGAATCTTCCCAAAGCGAGAATTGTTGTTTACTCGAGAAACACCGCATCTGGAACCTACGAAACGTTTGAAAACAAAGTCCTCAGTGGAGCGAGAATGGTTCCTTACGTGAGAATGGTTGAAAGCACCCAGCTCGAGATAGAGAGCGTTTCCAAAAATCCATACGCCATCGCCTACGTCGGTGTGGGATACGTTACTGACGACGTGAAGGTTCTGAAGGTAAATGGCATTTACCCGACGAAGGAAAACATCCTGACGGGAAAGTACCCGATAGCAAGACCTCTTTTTATGTTCGTTGATGCGACAAACGGCTTTCCTGAAATGGGAAGCCTTGTCTTTGAGTACATCATGTTCGCATTCTCGAAGAAAGGACAGGAATTGGTAGAAAAAGCCGGTTACATTGCTGCTTACGGTCAGTGAGGAGGGATTCATTCTGAACAGAGAGGTAGCGAATTTCTTCAGAAAATCTGTAATATTCATCTTCTCTGTTGTCGGTATTTTCGCACTTTTTCTTCTCGTGTTCTTTCTCGTAAAGGAGGCGTGGCCCGCCCTCGTGAAAGTCGGGGGCGAGCTTTTCACGAGTGTTTACTGGTACCCAACAGCGGATCCACCGGAGTACGGTATGCTTGCTATGATAGCCGGAACTTTGCTCCTCACGGCTTTTTCTTCTGCCGTGTTGCTTCCCCTCGGTTACCTGATAGCCTTTTTCCTCCACACTTACGCTAAAGACTTCGAGAAAAACTTCATAAGAACCACTGTGGAATTCCTCGCCGGGACGCCTTCTGTGATCATAGGACTCTTCGTTCTTCTGTACATCGCTCCCATTCTGCTCAATTTCGATGTGTGGTCCACCGAAAACTTTCTGCTCGCATCCATCGGTCTCATTCTCACAGCCCTTCCTTACACCGTTTCTCTTTCCCTTGAAGCACTCGACTCTGTCGATGTGGCCCTCGAAGAGAGTGCCCTGGCACTCGGAGCGACTCGATTCACCACGGTTTTCAAGGTCACCACCAGAGCAGCGCTTCCCGGTATATTGAACGCCTTCGTTCTAACCGTGAACAGGGTTGTCGGTGAAACGATGATCGTACTCATGGCTGGTGGAGGAGCTGCCATAATACCGCGTTCTTTCTTCGATCCGGTGAAACCTCTGACAGCTGCGATTGCGAGCGAGATAGGTGAGGTGGCCGTTGGAAGCATGCACTATCATGTGCTCTTCGCGGCTGGAGTTATACTTCTTGTGATCTCCCTTGTTCTCACAGGACTCTCCAGGTACATATCGGGGAGGCAGACAAGATGAAAAAAGACTTGATCGCTTCGTACGTTTTCAGAGCTGTGAGTTACGTTGCCTTCACAGTTGTTGTGGTCATGTTCGTACTGGTTCTCGCGGGAGGAGTGAAGTACTTTTCACCTTCTTTCTTCCTGGATTACCCGAAGAACGGTATGACGGAGGGAGGAATTTTTCCCGTCGTCCTCGGCAGTCTTTGCCTCATGGTGCTCACGTTTCTCGTATCGATTCCTCTTGGGATCTTCACTGGGGCGTTTCTCTCTGAGTACGGAAACAATGTGATCACGAAGTGGATAGATATCTCTCTGACCGCTCTGAGCGGTATTCCTTCGGTCGTCTATGGACTCTTCGGACTCGCCTTTTTCTGCGTGGCCCTTCAGTTCGGAACTTCCATGCTCGCTGCTGCGTTGACTCTTTCTCTCATGACACTTCCCGTTATCGCTTCTTCCACGAGGGAAACCCTGAAGGCCATACCTGTTGAGATAAGAGAAGCAGCGCTGGCACTCGGCGCGACGAAAGAAGAGGTGATCTTCAAAGTTCTTCTTCCCGCTGCGAGGAAAGGGATCATAACGGCGGTTCTCGTCGGTGGTGGAAGAGTCCTAGGAGAGACTGCTCCTGTTCTGCTCACGGGAGCCGTGTTCTATTCAACGCAGCTTCCGAAGAGTCTTCTCTCTCCTGTTATGACCTTGCCAACGCACATATACTACATCACGGCAGCCTACGGTGAATCGGCCCAGTGGATGGCAAAGGGAACGGCCGCTTTTCTGATGATAGTAGTCGCCTTGATATACGGAACAGCTTTCTTTTTGAGGAGGAGAAAGAATGGAGCCCATCATTGAGATCGAAAACTTCAGCGCTTACTACGGTGAGAAGATAGCCGTAAAGAACGTGACGATGAAGATCTTCAAAAACCAGATAACCGCCATAATAGGTCCCTCTGGATGCGGTAAAACAACTCTCCTGAGGAGCATCAACAGAATGAACGATCATCTGCCTGGGTTCAGGGTCGAAGGGAAGATATACTTTAAGGGACAAGATATCTACGATCCCCAGCTCGACGTGACGGAGTACAGAAAGAGAGTCGGTATGGTTTTCCAGAAACCGACACCTTTTCCCATGTCGATCTACGACAACGTCGCGTTCGGCCCCAGGCTACATGGAGTGAAGAGCAAGCACATTCTCGACCGGATAGTCGAAGAATCATTGAAGAAGGCAGCCCTATGGGATGAGGTGAAGTCAGAACTGAACAAGTCTGGTACGAGACTCTCGGGCGGTCAGCAGCAGAGGCTCTGTATAGCGAGGGCCCTCGCCGTTGAACCCGAGGTGATTCTTCTCGATGAGCCAACATCAGCACTCGATCCCATAGCGACTCAGAGGATAGAAAAACTTCTGGAAGAACTCTCCGAGAATTACACCATCGTGATCGTCACACACAACATCGGTCAGGCGATAAGAATAGCGGATTACATAGCGTTCATGTACAGAGGAGAGCTCATCGAATACGGACCGACAAGAGAGATCGTGGAAAGGCCGAAGAACAGACTCACCGAGGAGTACCTGACAGGAAAAATCGGATGATGGAGGCGGAAATTATGGTCGATCACGTTCATTTCGAAAGGGAACTCACACTTCTCAAGTCCGATGTCTCGAAGATGCTCTTTCTGGTCTCTGAATCTTTGAACGACGCGATAGAGAGCCTCGAGACGATGAACGAGATACTCGCCAGGAAGGTCCTCGAGTCGGACGATATGATAGACGAACTTAACAGGGAGATAGAAGAAAAGGCATACCAGATCATAGCGAGGTACAATCCCATCCTGAAACAGCTCAGGTACATCATCACCATCTTGAAATTTTCAAACGATCTGGAGAGGATAGGAGATCTCTCCTGCAACATGGCTGAGAAGTGTCTCTTTCTCTCCAAGGAGAAGGTCAAATTCGAGATGCTTAAGGAACTCAAGGATATGTTCGGAAGCACCCTAAAGGTGGTTCAGGATGCTTTCAAAGCCTTCGTTGAAGAGGATGTGGATCTGGCCTTCAGGCTCTGGAAATTCGACGACGTGATAGACGAGATGGAAAAGAAGATCAGAAAAATCGTGGTGGAAAGGATAAAGGAAGGAAACATCTCGGCCGAGCTGGCGCTGGTTTACATACTCATCGCAAGAGATCTTGAAAGAATGGGAGACCACGCCAACAACCTCTGTGAGGAAGTCATATACATAGAAACGGGGAAAAACATGAAGGAATTCCTGAGGGGTGTTGAGAGTGGGAGTGAAGGTGCTGATAGCTGAAGACGACGAAGATATAAGGAGCGTGTTGAAGAGATACCTGGAAACCGAAGGATACGAGTGCGACGAAGCGAAATCCCTTTTCGATCTCAAGAAAAAGCTCTCTGAGGAAACGTACAACGTGCTCCTCCTCGATCTCATGTTTCCCGACGGTATGGCGATGGACGAAATTCCTGAGATGAAAGTTTCTCACCCAGAAATGGCTATCATCATCATCTCGGCAAGGGACAGGGACATGGACCGTATCTTTGGAATAGAGCTCGGTGCGGACGACTACATGACAAAACCGTTCAATCCAAGGGAAGTTCTCGCACGTGTGAGAGCAGTTCTGAGAAGGATGGGTAAAGAACAAAAGGCACTGAGATTTGGAAAACTCGAGATCTTTCCAGAGGATTACATAGTCAGATACGATGGGAAAAACGTTGAAATGACAGCTAAAGAGTTCGAGCTTTTAAAACTCCTCGCCGCAACTCCGAACAAGGTCTTTTCAAGAGAGGAGATCCTGAACAGGGTGTGGGGAGACGATTACGTCTCTGACAGGGTGGTGGACGTCCACATCAGCGCCATTCGGTCGAAGATAGGAAAGGGATGGATAAAAACGGTGAGGGGATTGGGGTACAAGTTTTCAACACGAGGTGATGAGGGTGATAGAACTTGAAGATCTCGATCATATCAGAGAGGCAGTTGTGATACTGAAAGGGCTGGAAGTGGAAGGTGCGAACAAACCTGCTGAGAGACTCGGCTTCAAAAGAGGAAAGAATCTGATGTCGATCTTCACGTGCAGAGAGATGGACAGATTCATCAAAGAGGTTCAAGAAAAAAAGAATTTCTCCCTCGAAACGAACGCCTATTTTTTTGAACCCCACTCGAAAAGATTCGTTTCTTTCCACTTTCTACCGAAGAAGAATCTTCTCTTCGTGAGCGATCTCACCGAGGAGAGAACCCTCAGCGAGGCTAAACTCGATTTTGTAACGGCCATCTCACACGAGCTGTTCACACCTCTTTCCGCGTCGAAGGCGAACGTTTTTCTTCTGAAGGATTTAGAAGACGATCCAGAAAAACTCGAAATACTCAAGAAAGTTGAGCGCTCCTTGGACAGGATGGAAACGATCATCAGACAGCTCAAGGTGATCACCATGATACAGCTGGGTCTTTACGAACTCAAGATGGAGCACATTCCTGTCGAAGAAATCGTTCACAGAGTATTGGAAGAGCTTCGAGAAAAGATCGACTCAAAGAAGATCGAGGTGAACGTTTCCGTGGATGTTGAAACAATCGAAGCGGACAGGTTCGTGTTCTACACAATTTTGAGGAATCTTGTTTCAAACGCCGTGAAGTACTCTTATCCCGAGTCTATGGTGGAGATTTCTATCACTGGTGAAAGACTTAGTGTGAAAGATCAGGGAATCGGTATCAAAGAAGAGGAAAAGAGCAGGATATTCGAACGCTTCTACAGAGGTTCAGAAGCACTCAAAATGGCACCTGGTTCTGGCCTGGGACTTTCCATAGTGAAGCACCTGTGCGATACGATGGGTTACAGACTGGAAGTGAACTCCCAGTGGCTCGTTGGATCGGAATTCATAGTTCACTTCAGATGAACTTCTCTTCTTCCCATGTTTTTTCCTCCGGGTACCATCCGCCCTCTCTCGTACACCAGGCTGGAAGCGGGAATTTCACCGTGAGAGGAAGGTTCAAGAACGGCTGATCTATGATCACTTCTCCCTGTCTCAAGAGTGCTGCTTTTCTCTTGTAGTGCTCTGTGAGGTGCGAGTA from Thermotoga sp. Mc24 carries:
- a CDS encoding AAA family ATPase, producing the protein MDVPLHDLLHEIMKNYPGIIIDEVHFLKNWSTILKVLYDSFPDRVIWTSDSSSVLLRKRLSDLSRRFVLIRMPLMSFREFIHFETEKNSEEVEFSL
- the pstB gene encoding phosphate ABC transporter ATP-binding protein PstB — encoded protein: MEPIIEIENFSAYYGEKIAVKNVTMKIFKNQITAIIGPSGCGKTTLLRSINRMNDHLPGFRVEGKIYFKGQDIYDPQLDVTEYRKRVGMVFQKPTPFPMSIYDNVAFGPRLHGVKSKHILDRIVEESLKKAALWDEVKSELNKSGTRLSGGQQQRLCIARALAVEPEVILLDEPTSALDPIATQRIEKLLEELSENYTIVIVTHNIGQAIRIADYIAFMYRGELIEYGPTREIVERPKNRLTEEYLTGKIG
- a CDS encoding sensor histidine kinase, translated to MRVIELEDLDHIREAVVILKGLEVEGANKPAERLGFKRGKNLMSIFTCREMDRFIKEVQEKKNFSLETNAYFFEPHSKRFVSFHFLPKKNLLFVSDLTEERTLSEAKLDFVTAISHELFTPLSASKANVFLLKDLEDDPEKLEILKKVERSLDRMETIIRQLKVITMIQLGLYELKMEHIPVEEIVHRVLEELREKIDSKKIEVNVSVDVETIEADRFVFYTILRNLVSNAVKYSYPESMVEISITGERLSVKDQGIGIKEEEKSRIFERFYRGSEALKMAPGSGLGLSIVKHLCDTMGYRLEVNSQWLVGSEFIVHFR
- the pstA gene encoding phosphate ABC transporter permease PstA produces the protein MKKDLIASYVFRAVSYVAFTVVVVMFVLVLAGGVKYFSPSFFLDYPKNGMTEGGIFPVVLGSLCLMVLTFLVSIPLGIFTGAFLSEYGNNVITKWIDISLTALSGIPSVVYGLFGLAFFCVALQFGTSMLAAALTLSLMTLPVIASSTRETLKAIPVEIREAALALGATKEEVIFKVLLPAARKGIITAVLVGGGRVLGETAPVLLTGAVFYSTQLPKSLLSPVMTLPTHIYYITAAYGESAQWMAKGTAAFLMIVVALIYGTAFFLRRRKNGAHH
- the phoU gene encoding phosphate signaling complex protein PhoU, coding for MVDHVHFERELTLLKSDVSKMLFLVSESLNDAIESLETMNEILARKVLESDDMIDELNREIEEKAYQIIARYNPILKQLRYIITILKFSNDLERIGDLSCNMAEKCLFLSKEKVKFEMLKELKDMFGSTLKVVQDAFKAFVEEDVDLAFRLWKFDDVIDEMEKKIRKIVVERIKEGNISAELALVYILIARDLERMGDHANNLCEEVIYIETGKNMKEFLRGVESGSEGADS
- a CDS encoding response regulator transcription factor, giving the protein MGVKVLIAEDDEDIRSVLKRYLETEGYECDEAKSLFDLKKKLSEETYNVLLLDLMFPDGMAMDEIPEMKVSHPEMAIIIISARDRDMDRIFGIELGADDYMTKPFNPREVLARVRAVLRRMGKEQKALRFGKLEIFPEDYIVRYDGKNVEMTAKEFELLKLLAATPNKVFSREEILNRVWGDDYVSDRVVDVHISAIRSKIGKGWIKTVRGLGYKFSTRGDEGDRT
- a CDS encoding phosphate ABC transporter substrate-binding protein PstS, which produces MKRFVVLLLSLASVFLVAETLVIKGSNTVFPITQLWIEEFKKLHPDLQVTLEGAGSSTGIAALFNGTTDIANSSRWLKPEEIERMNKEGKYFIPFLIGFDGIAIIVNKNLGIDDISIETLKKIYTGEIQYWSQVNPNLPKARIVVYSRNTASGTYETFENKVLSGARMVPYVRMVESTQLEIESVSKNPYAIAYVGVGYVTDDVKVLKVNGIYPTKENILTGKYPIARPLFMFVDATNGFPEMGSLVFEYIMFAFSKKGQELVEKAGYIAAYGQ
- a CDS encoding PstC family ABC transporter permease, which encodes MFIFSVVGIFALFLLVFFLVKEAWPALVKVGGELFTSVYWYPTADPPEYGMLAMIAGTLLLTAFSSAVLLPLGYLIAFFLHTYAKDFEKNFIRTTVEFLAGTPSVIIGLFVLLYIAPILLNFDVWSTENFLLASIGLILTALPYTVSLSLEALDSVDVALEESALALGATRFTTVFKVTTRAALPGILNAFVLTVNRVVGETMIVLMAGGGAAIIPRSFFDPVKPLTAAIASEIGEVAVGSMHYHVLFAAGVILLVISLVLTGLSRYISGRQTR